TTCACCTCCTCACGACTAGGTTTCCGTCTTTGGCAAGATTCTGACCTCGACGTCTTCAGCGCCATGAATTCCGACCCGGAAACCATGAAATACTTTGAAAAGCCACTTTCCAAAGACGAGTCAAAAGCGATGATGGAGCGAATGAACAATATGTATAAGGAGAAAGGCTATTGTTATTTCGCAGTAGATCTGATGAAAACAGGAGAACTAATAGGAATGATTGGGCTGGGCTGGAAAACTTTCAAAGCCGAGTTCACTCCTTGCGTGGACATAGGATGGAGGATAAGAAAAACATACTGGAACTATGGCTATTCTACCGAAGGAGCAAAACGATGCCTGGAGTATGCAAAGGAGCTTGGAATCAAGGAAGTCTTATCCCTAGCTTCTTCAGACAACAAAGCCTCGATCAGGGTAATGCAAAAAATCGGAATGGAATATTGGTTGGACTTCGATCATCCAGATCTAAAAAAATCAAAGCATCTGAATCCTTGTAGTTTGTATCAAATAATACTTGGAAATACAATAGAAATAAACCTCCCTTCGGTCGGTGAAATATAATGGAATTCAGAAAGATGAAGTCAGAAGTATAAAAAAGATAGCTCTGCGAGCAGATAAGTTAAGATAGCCTAAAGGCAGATAGTATTTCGAGTAGCTTATCTCGGGAGCGTAGCGACTATATCTCGTCGCCTGCCTGCCGAAGGTAGGAAGGCTTATCTCATTTTTAAAAGATAGCTCTGCGAGCAGATAAATCAAGATAGCCTAAAGGCAGATAGTATTTCGCGTAGCATATCTCAGGAGCATAATGACTATATCTCGCCGGAGGCGTATCTCGGGAGCGTAGCGACCCAATAAAAAAGATGCCATTCCCAAAAGAAATGACATCTCCCCACCTAACCCAACTATAAAAACTAAGCTAAAAACAAGGAAGCTATACCTAATACCTGATCCTTGTTCAATGGTTCGTCCCATCCTTCAGAAACTGCCGCGGCATCGATTCCTGTAAGTGATGTAACATCCACTCCACCATGAGTCACATTATCTTCTCCAGCATAAATAGCTTGCGTAGCTGCAGGAAGAGATCCAATACTTGCATTGGTAATCCAACCTTTTACTGTATCCTGACCTTTTTTCGTTCTCAATCTTCTCACCATAGAAGCATGTCTCGCCTCAACTGAGTGAATAGATAATGCCGCTGTCAAAACAACATCAGATTCCATCACATTTCCCGCCTGTCCTTTGTAAGCTCTTACTCCAGTATCTTCAAATGCCTGAGCAAGTGCTAGGAAAGTAGGATAGTCCATAAATGGAGAGAAATTCCCT
Above is a window of Algoriphagus machipongonensis DNA encoding:
- a CDS encoding GNAT family N-acetyltransferase, whose translation is MKTTQHLFTSSRLGFRLWQDSDLDVFSAMNSDPETMKYFEKPLSKDESKAMMERMNNMYKEKGYCYFAVDLMKTGELIGMIGLGWKTFKAEFTPCVDIGWRIRKTYWNYGYSTEGAKRCLEYAKELGIKEVLSLASSDNKASIRVMQKIGMEYWLDFDHPDLKKSKHLNPCSLYQIILGNTIEINLPSVGEI
- a CDS encoding ferritin-like domain-containing protein, coding for MNLLKLLDTMCPDTNSSEEKDMFFSRREAFRQFGDLSKKVAMAAVPLGVLTALPKVAKADTESLIGVLNYALTLEHLEYRYYQMGVESGVIDGADLNIFTKIRDHELAHVNFLTEVIGNVLGGMPVAEPEFDFTAGGNFSPFMDYPTFLALAQAFEDTGVRAYKGQAGNVMESDVVLTAALSIHSVEARHASMVRRLRTKKGQDTVKGWITNASIGSLPAATQAIYAGEDNVTHGGVDVTSLTGIDAAAVSEGWDEPLNKDQVLGIASLFLA